TTCTGCTCCATTATTACTCTTAGCTACAATATGCATCCCTCTGTATATCACATATCTCTACTTGGGATGCATCCCTTTTCTTCCATGGCTGAACACACACTTCGTTTCCTTTAGGAAGCCTTTTTGTTCCCCCAGCTCTCCCCAGGGTAGGACTCCCCACTCCTTCTTTTGTGTCCCCACTGTAGCAGGTTCACGTCGGCATCATGGCATTGTGACAATTTCTAGCATGTTCACGCTCCTGTTAACTCTCTCATTCTCAAGCGCCTGGCACAGAATGCACATTCAGCAATGTTTATGGACTGAGTGAATGAACCAAAGgagtgagggaaggaagaagtGGGGAAAATGTGGCTACTGTTTGTTACCTAGCTAGAAATAATTGCCCCCTTTGCATTGTTCATTTGTCAAACTCTCGCTTCACGGTTTGTAAAGAGCTTTCTCATAGAAGGTCTTATCTGGTCATCACAGATACCCTATTCTAGGCGAGGACAATTCTCCCCTTTAGTAGAGAAGGAAGTTGGTGATCAGAAAGGCTAAGTGCCTTGCTCAAGAACATTAGAAAGTGGCAAAAAAGAGACTAAAATGCCCTCTTCCAGCGCCCTTTCCTTTGCCTCTCTACCTGCCATCCTGCTAGTTGCTGGGCAGGACACACATCTCACTCCCAAGGGAGAGGCAACTTCACGAGGTCTCTTCTGAACTGCCGTTCTTTGCAGTGAAGCTTATAGCTCTCACAAGATTTATTTTGATACCAGAACTCTTTCTCAAAACTTTCATTCCCCGAGGACAATTAGCAATTGCATAGCCAATCGTTTCAACCTGTTGTTCTGTTAAGCGTTTTCAGTTAACTGATTTTTCTCCCACTTTACCTTTTCTTCTTCTGCTCCCAATCTCCACCCTCTTGGTTTCAGTCTATTTAAGGAACTCAACTGCAGCGTTTTCGTGTCTTTCTCTTTAGTATGTTATTTTCCTAAGCAAATATGCTTCAAGTTCTTAGGCAGTTGGAAATATACTGTTAGgctgaaaaaagaaaggaaggaaggaagcaagcaagcaTGCTCCTGACGTTCCTGTAGCTGCGCAAAAGGCGAGAGGCCATAATGCCGTGCGGGGGAAACCTTAGTGGGTGGAGAGCGTATCTTGCatcttttataaaaagaaacaatagCAGACTCTCTCGGTTCGGAGCTCTTGGCGCCGCCCAGTGGACGGAAGCGCCTTTGCACGCCATACCCGTCAGCTGGCCTTGTCAAGTGGATCCTTACTGACGTTTCAATAAAATACGACAGGAAGAAACATCAGTTCCAAGTTCAACGTAATCTACAAGTGTATTTCTTCAAAGTTCAGTTATGCTTTTTCAAAACATTATGTTCCAGTTTAACACAGTCCCAAATACCAATCTTGATTGTAAAAGTGGACGACACAGAGTGTATTTAGAATAAAACTTGTTAAAACATGTGTGTTTGAATCATTCTCTGTGGTGGAGAGGGAGAAACTTTAGTGGTGATCAGGACTGATGTATTCTTCAGAGCCAGGAAGGAAATATTATCTATTACACAGTTGGCAAATAACTGCTTTCTGTGCAGGAATTCCAAAATCTTCCCCCAAATTAAAGAACTTTCTTTCttcgtcattttttttttaagaaaatgaaggcCTAAATGTGGAAGATCATTTTAAAGCCTATGTCAGTATAGGGACTATAGTTATTTGCATCTTAAATCCAGTGGCAAAATCTGATTAATCCAGTTaatgtatttcctttcctttatgtAGGAAGTGAAAATGTGACTAATCTGCACCCTGTTCTATTtctgaaatttgatttttaaatgaaaagttatTTATGCTTGCTCTGCTAGAAAGTGCGTGACTTCTTGGGTATAAACATCATATATACTCTCAGGGGCAAAAAGTGGCAAAAGAGGAATGTctggagaaaaaagaactgagcaaagttaaaaataaaaccgCAGCTCTGAagaatttgtttttcattaagtTTGCCATCTAGACTATGAATCTCTCTTTTGGATCTTCAGGCCACTAGTAGCATTTCCTCTCTGGTAGGGACCCCAAAATAGGACCTTGATAAAAGCCAAGGTAATATATCCCCCCTCACAGTTGTGGCCCCCCAAAGCTGACCTCCTAACATCCCACACAAAGACGTCTATGATGGTCACCTTTTCTTAAGAAAAGTTCTGAGACATTCACAGGGTGGGGACTATTGGGCTTCCCTTTGCTTTGCTTCGGAGTTGTAATAAAATGAACACCTCCCCAAACCTTCtaccttctctctccctttttaagttttttttttttggtaggggcatatttctgtcttctctgctaATGTTGTGAATCATTCCAAGCCAAAAACCCTGCTGAACCGTCCAACGCGAGCTGTGTGATCTGAGCTCCTGAGTCATTTTAGGTAtcggaacaaaacaaaaacaggcttAAATGAATTATTTATCAAGGTTTCGAATAATTGATTTGTACAGTGCCGTTAGTTTTGTATCTCAAATttgttttctccctctccccagttTCCACCCAGAACAGGCAGCGAGGGAAGTGCAGGTTGGAGCCCCAGATCTGGGAGGAAACGCAACTCATTCGGGAAGTTGGTGAGTGATGGCAGAATGAGAAGAACCCCAGGTGACGTCTGAAGGGAGGACAACTTGCAGCGTTGGCCTGCAGCCCCGGGCGGGCCAACGCAGAAGCCGACTGTGCCAGGGGCGCCGGGTGCGAGGCGGAGAGGAGCGCGGCTCCCGGCCTGATGGTTCCGAAGTCCCCGGGAGCGAGGCCGAGGCCCGCCGGCTGGCTCCCAGAAGGGTCTGCCGGCCGGTGCGCAGTTCCCGCTCCAAAGGCGGCTGATCCCACCGCGCCCCGGACGCCCTTCAGGTCCTCCTCGGCTTCCCAGCCCAGGGCAGCTCGACCCCCCAACCCCGGCCGGCCCACGACACTCTCCCGAGGGGCTCCCCGCACTCGCTGAGGCCCGCGTCAGCCTCGGCCTGCAGCTCAGCCCGCGTCGCCGCCTCGGCTCACCAACCCCGGCTCCTCCGCCAGGCTCCCCTCGCCTTCTGAGAAGAGCGGGAGCTGCCCGGAGTGCACATCTCCCCGCCTCGGTCTCTCCTCTCCCCGCTGTTCTCCTCAGAGACAGACCCGGAGAAAACGGCACGGAGGTAGTAACCAGCTCGGCACCCCCTCGAAATAGCGCGGGCTTTTTCTGGGTCAAACATACCGAATTCCCAAGGAAAACGCAGGAAGGATGCGGTAGATCCCACCTACCCCCTTCCGGACCGAGGGCTCACCCAGATGCAGTTCCAACGGAAAGGCAGTATCTAGTCCCAGGAGGTCCTCTGCCTCCCTGACGCCCACCCACCCGCAGTCCTCGATAGAAAAAGCCGTTTCCCGGAAAGAGACCTTCCCGACCGCAACCAAACCCCGGATTTTGGCCCAGCCCTTGGAGACTTTAAAGGCCACTTTCTACCATCATTGTGCACCTAGTCACGGAAGCGATGCCTGACACTCAGATTCATGGGGTTCTTAAAATGGTAATTTGGAGTAAAATGTAACTCAGAGAACTTTGAATCATTCATTAGCACCTTATAATTACTCTGCTAATTAGGTTGACACGGCACTTAATCAGGAGTAATAACGCCGTCTTGTCACTGGCACTTCCCATTACTCTGACATTCAACAACAGACAGGTTGGAGACGTCCTAGAGAAAATAATGCAAGCTGATACCCTCCGACCAGGCGCCACAGTCAAACCATGCTCCAGGTCCCGAGTGGATCCAacagtgactgtttcctttccaaaAGGGCGGCTGGAGAGGccgggggagagagggagggaaggagggggaagagagggagagattgaTTGAGAGAGACTGAGATCtggctggtggggaggagagcGTACGCGCTGTGGACCCGCCACGCGGGCTCCCGAGCCCCACGCCAGCCTGGCACCACAGGAAACCGTGGCTGCCCTCGCTGCTAGAGAACGCCTCGGGGCATACGTTCCCCGCTCGGGAGAAAGCGTCTGGCCAGGCATCTCTTCCAGTACGGGCCCTGATTCGGGGACCAGCCGGGGTCCCCAGTTTTGAGCAGCAGGCCCCTTCTTCCCCAGCCCTCCTGAGAGTGCCGGATGGACGCAGATCCTGCTCCATTTCCCCCTCAGGGACCAGCCACACAGGTGAGCCAGAGCCGGCATACCTGGGCTCTTTGGGGGAGAAATCAGAGCGCGGAGTCCGCTCGCCCACCCAGAGTTCCGGTTGCTGGAGTTTCACACTTTCCCTTGGGTTCATTCAGGGATTCCCTTCCTCTGTTCTCAGTGTCCTCGGACAACCTAAGCGCGCGTTTGGGGAGGTGCGAGAGCGGCCGCGCTGCAATCTAAAGGTAAGCCGACCAGATTCCTTTTCCCTTCCAgtcctctttcccctccctcttcagACTTCTTTACGGATGAATCATTACTACGTTCCTTCTCttttcgttttttgttttttgttttctctctttttttaacccCGTTGGTTCCCTTCTCCAGTCTCCCTCTGCTCTCTTGCCCTCTCCCCCTTTGCCCTCACGCGTGATTGCGGACGCGAGGACCACCATAGGCCTGGGTTTTGAGCTTTGGGCTGCAGGCAAAGGGATGCGCGGGTTCTGAAAAGAGCAGCGGGGCCGAAGCCGCGGTGGTGACGGGCTCGCGAGCGGAGCGCCCATTGGCTCCCGGCACGTCGGCGTCGCTCGCTCGCGCGGGCGCGGCCAATGGGGGCGCGAGGCCCTGCGCGCGGCCTCGGCGGCGGGGGCGCGGGCCCGGCGCGGCGCGGGGAGCGGCGGCAGTGGCCGTGACGTCACGGGAGGGGGTCGGCGCCGCCCGCTCGCCGCCGGATTACAAGCGAATGCGCCCGGCAGCGGCCGGAGTCGCTCGGTGCCGCGTCTCCGCCGTGTTCTCCGCCTGCGACTGCTCCttcttgtcctcctcctcctcttccttctcctcctcgtGTTGCCGCGACCACTGCGGCGGTGTCTGCTCCACAACTTTCCAAGAAAGTTCAGAAACTCTGCTCCGGGGCGGCCGAGTCGCGCGCCGCAGCCACCTCCGGGAGCGGCCGGGCGGCTCCGGGGGCGCGCGGCCGCCCGGCCTCCGCGGTCGCTGCACCTGCCGcgtccgccgccgccgctgccgcctggTGCCAGGCTGTGGGCAGAccgaggcggcggcagcggcggcggcggcgttggGGTCACCTCCTGCCGCCTGCGCCTTCGTCGGGGTCCCCTGCGCGGCCACCGCCGCCCCACGTGCGCGGTCGTTCCTGCAGCGCACGCTCCGTGTTTCCTCAATTTTTGTAACTTACCCCCTCGGTCTTCTTTTCTCCCAACCCCTACTTTTTGCATtagggggggagaggggggaaAAGTGTCGAAAGTGTCCACGGATTGCCACCTCCCCATTAACCTTTCTTCTCTCCCcgccccactttttttttaagcggCGACAACATCGtttagtgtttttttgttttacgATCGATAGCTTCCTTTGCTTGGTCGGGGCGGCTGCAGAGCGGCGGAGTGGCGTGGACCTCATGTAGAAATGACAACAATGGAAGGGGCCAGCGGGTCGAGTTTTGGAATAGACACGATTTTGTCCAGTGCCAGTTCGGGCAGCCCCGGCATGATGAATGGAGATTTCCGCCCGCTCGGCGAGGCCAGGACTGCGGATTTTAGGAGTCAGGCCACTCCGTCCCCCTGTTCGGAGATTGACACCGTAGGAACGGCGCCTTCTTCTCCCATCTCGGTCACCATGGAGCCCCCGGAGCCGCATCTGGTAGCGGACGGGCCgcagcatcaccaccacctccaccacagcCAGCAGCCGCCGCCACCCGCCGCGGCCCCCGCGCAAAGTTTGCAGCCTTCGCCCCaacagcagccgccgccgccgccggcccagCAGCTGGGCTCGGCTGCCTCGGCCCCCAGGACTTCCacctcttcttttttaattaaggacATCCTGGGCGACAGCAAGCCTCTGGCGGCGTGTGCGCCCTACAGCACCAgtgtctcctctccccaccacaccCCGAAGCAGGAGAGCAACGCAGCACACGAGAGCTTCAGGCCAAAGCTCGAGCAGGAGGACAGCAAAGCCAAGCTGGACAAGCGGGAGGAGTCCCAGAGCGACATCAAATGCCACGGTGAGTCGCGCCGCCTCGGCTCCCGCCGCCGTCCAGCcgctcctcctgcccctctggcTCCCTGTCGGCCCCCCGCGAACCTGCGGGACTCGAGGGCGATTCTCAGCTTCTCAGGCGATTGCGCCACAGTCCGAACCGCGAgcgggagggaggcctgggcgtGCGATCTGGGCACTCGCCCGAAGTTCTGTTTATTGGTACATTTCTGCCTCTCAACCTTCACCGCCACCCGGCTCCtttgttttacttaattttaacttACTAGGAAGGGGGCCGCGGCGGAGGGGATCTGACGGGAAGTACTTCATTGTTTCATAGAGCCTAGGGGTGTGATCACAACgtggtgtttattttttaatgcaaatcaTTTCATTCCTCCCACACACCATATTTTCTAAACGTTGGCACAGGAATTATCAGATTTAGTGAAGGAAAAATTTCTGCGTTAATTAACAGCAACTTTTTTGGTATTAGATCCTGGTTAATATAGGGAAGCCCACATGGTAAAAATTTATAATTAGtgctgcagtttttaaaaatacccttCTTACCCCCATGGCCCCAACTGAATATCTGTATTTCAGTAAGATTTTTGGTTCCTTACAAGTAATTGGGAGGTAGCATTTATGAaagcaaaattttattaaattgacTTGACCTAT
This genomic interval from Vicugna pacos chromosome 9, VicPac4, whole genome shotgun sequence contains the following:
- the BARHL2 gene encoding barH-like 2 homeobox protein, whose amino-acid sequence is MTTMEGASGSSFGIDTILSSASSGSPGMMNGDFRPLGEARTADFRSQATPSPCSEIDTVGTAPSSPISVTMEPPEPHLVADGPQHHHHLHHSQQPPPPAAAPAQSLQPSPQQQPPPPPAQQLGSAASAPRTSTSSFLIKDILGDSKPLAACAPYSTSVSSPHHTPKQESNAAHESFRPKLEQEDSKAKLDKREESQSDIKCHGTKEEGDREITSSRESPPVRAKKPRKARTAFSDHQLNQLERSFERQKYLSVQDRMDLAAALNLTDTQVKTWYQNRRTKWKRQTAVGLELLAEAGNYSALQRMFPSPYFYHPSLLGSMDSTTAAAAAAAMYSSMYRTPPAPHPQLQRPLVPRVLIHGLGPGGQPALNPLPNPIPGTPHPR